GAGAACGACAGGACGATCCGGTAGAAGCCATGCGCACCGCCCTTGATGGGAGGCAGGCAGCCCTGTGGACTGCTTTGCCCGGTATCGTGGAGAGCTTCGATCCGGATGCGGAAACCGTATCCGTGCAGCCCGCCATTAGTGGCACGGTGCAGGATGAAGCGGGTCGCAGCAGGTCTGTGAATCTGCCGCTGCTGGTCGACGTGCCGGTGGTGTTCCCTGCCGGTGGCGGGTTTACCCTGACGTACCCTATCCGGAAGGGGGATGAATGCCTGGTCATTTTTGCCAGCCGGTGCATAGACGCATGGTGGCAAAACGGCGGCATCGGGCGGCCCTTGGAAACACGGATGCATGATCTGTCTGACGGATTCGCGTTTGTCGGCCCCCGCTCTCAAGTGCGCCGCCTTGCACCGGGAGTGGATGCTGACAACGTGCAGCTGCGCACGGATGACGGCAAGGCGCACGTGACCATGATGCCGGACTATACCATCCGCGCACAGAACCCTGCGGCGAAGGTCGAGTTGACCCCGGCAGGCGAAGTCTCGGCC
This region of Desulfovibrio psychrotolerans genomic DNA includes:
- a CDS encoding Gp138 family membrane-puncturing spike protein produces the protein MDRRERQDDPVEAMRTALDGRQAALWTALPGIVESFDPDAETVSVQPAISGTVQDEAGRSRSVNLPLLVDVPVVFPAGGGFTLTYPIRKGDECLVIFASRCIDAWWQNGGIGRPLETRMHDLSDGFAFVGPRSQVRRLAPGVDADNVQLRTDDGKAHVTMMPDYTIRAQNPAAKVELTPAGEVSAEANVQITLKAPSLTIEANAINMSGTGGGSAAFNMVGDINQDGSHTSTGDQVAGGISQMHHTHPGDSGGTTGEPNA